From the Triticum urartu cultivar G1812 chromosome 4, Tu2.1, whole genome shotgun sequence genome, the window GGATGGCCTCCACAAGGGCGGTGTAGTTCCAGTTCTTGATGACATTGTAAGGCCCGTCGTGGATCTCCACCTCGATCGTGTACCCGCCATTGTTGATCAGGAAGATTATGCTGTTCTGTTCGCACCGCAGCATAGTTGACACATCCTGTGCTGTCACCTGCAGACAACGGAATTCCCCGGACGTCAGCACGCAGTGCAAACAGATTGCAGCACGCGGCAGCAGAGATCATCAGATCGAGGGATATCTCACCTGGAAGCTCCCATCACCAATGCAGGCTATGACACGCTTGTCACTCGCCCCTTGCGCGTACCCGAGCAATGCACCCACTGACCATCCAATCGAGCCATACTGCATTTGGAATTCATACCTGCGTGCAAACAACCAACCAACCCTGCTTAATTagcacaagacaagacaaacaaGGAGGAAGTATGCACCATCACAAGATTGTAAGTAGAATCAGGAAAGCTCACCCGCAGCCCTCGGGCAGCTTGAGCTTCTGGCAGTTGAACCAGGAGTCACCGGTCTCAGCGAGCACTGCACTGTCACCCGTCAGCATGTCCTGGATGTGCTTGAAGAGCACATTGACACGCAGCGGCTCGTTCGCCTCGCCCTTCAGCGGATGGCCCTCAGGCACGAAGATCCTCTTGTAGTTCTCGTAGGCGGTGGTGTTCTTCTGAACCCGCTTGGCCAATGCAGACAGGTACTCCTTCATCATGACGCAGCCGAATGCCGGGCCGTTCCCGACGATGACACGCTCAGGCTGCACGATGATGGCCTTGTCCTTCTTGAGCAGGAACGAGTAGCCAACAGAGCTGTAGTCGTTGAAGATGGGGCCTGCGAAGAGGTAGGCGTCGGCCGACTCGACGATCTCGGCGCAGAAGGCCGTGCTGACGGCGCCCCAGTAGGTGCCGAGGAAGTGGGGGTGCGTCTCTGGCACAAAGCCCTTGGCCGATGGCATTATAGCATAGGCATAGCCACTGGCGTCCACAAGGTCGACGAAGGCCTTCCCCGCCTTGGCCACGCGCAGTTTGGGGCCGGCGACAAGCACTGGCTTCACCGCCTTGTTCAGGAACTCGACGGTTGCCTCCACTGCAGCCTCGAGCCCCATCTTGTTGCTCATCCTGTAATTTTTCACAACACAGTTCAGTTCATCAGATGGCTTCAAATACAATCATATTACAACAGTACTCTGTTAAGTGCATCGGTCACTTCAGATACAGATAACACCAAAATTCACGATCTGAAATTCTCAACGCTAATGATTCAACTGGGCACATTTTTGTGGTGATAAAATCTTAAGCTCCCAGCACGGAGTAGAAAATTGGGGGGAAACGTTCCATGATCCAAGATAAAGTGTTGGCACAATAATCGGGAAACAAGCCTCTGATCAGATTCAAAGCACTACGTACACGGAAACGAAGACTTGGGATAAGAACAGAGTAGGGGCAGTTGGTACCTGGGGGCGAGGAAGAAAGGGACTGGGTCACGGGTGAAGGTGGGGTGAGGTAGCCCGGGGAGGTTGCAGCTGATGCTGAGGTACACCGGCTTGCTCTCCCTGAGTGCCGTGGCGATGGCCGTGTCGATCTGCTCGTGCGCGTCGTCCAGGTTGGTCACCACCGCCTG encodes:
- the LOC125552069 gene encoding pyruvate decarboxylase 2, with product MDTHIGSVDGPSPAAVNGAVGCPASAPGCPIMSSHPVVSAGEASLGRHLARRLVQVGVSDVFAVPGDFNLTLLDHLVDEPGLRLVGCCNELNAGYAADGYARARGVGACAVTFTVGGLSVLNAIAGAYSENLPVICIAGGPNSNDYGTNRILHHTIGIPDFSQELRCFQTVTCHQAVVTNLDDAHEQIDTAIATALRESKPVYLSISCNLPGLPHPTFTRDPVPFFLAPRMSNKMGLEAAVEATVEFLNKAVKPVLVAGPKLRVAKAGKAFVDLVDASGYAYAIMPSAKGFVPETHPHFLGTYWGAVSTAFCAEIVESADAYLFAGPIFNDYSSVGYSFLLKKDKAIIVQPERVIVGNGPAFGCVMMKEYLSALAKRVQKNTTAYENYKRIFVPEGHPLKGEANEPLRVNVLFKHIQDMLTGDSAVLAETGDSWFNCQKLKLPEGCGYEFQMQYGSIGWSVGALLGYAQGASDKRVIACIGDGSFQVTAQDVSTMLRCEQNSIIFLINNGGYTIEVEIHDGPYNVIKNWNYTALVEAIHNGEGKCWTAKVKCEEELTAAIETALGEKKDSLCFIEVIAHKDDTSKELLEWGSRVSAANSRPPNPQ